The Allochromatium tepidum genome has a window encoding:
- a CDS encoding CDGSH iron-sulfur domain-containing protein, with protein sequence MSNEPITVFEGREIDVSWDGRLCIHLGECGKAEGELFVGGREPWCRPDAVSRAEVREVVERCPTGALSYRDKTGEPEPAPGENRVMVANNGPLYLSGDLELEGAPDDMPGVSRRVALCRCGASKNKPFCDNSHAEARFEDGGAIGSRGPGLSDRGGPLKVRVMPDGPLKLEGNLTLIAGSGREAWHGTQTALCRCGASKNKPFCDGSHRAAGFKSD encoded by the coding sequence ATGAGCAATGAGCCAATCACCGTCTTCGAGGGCCGGGAGATCGACGTCAGTTGGGATGGGCGACTCTGTATCCATCTCGGTGAGTGCGGCAAGGCCGAGGGCGAGCTGTTCGTCGGCGGGCGCGAGCCCTGGTGCCGGCCCGATGCCGTGTCGCGCGCGGAAGTGCGCGAAGTGGTCGAGCGCTGTCCGACCGGCGCCCTGAGTTATCGAGACAAGACCGGCGAGCCTGAACCGGCTCCGGGCGAGAATCGGGTCATGGTCGCCAACAATGGTCCGCTCTATCTCAGCGGTGATCTGGAGCTCGAAGGTGCGCCGGACGACATGCCGGGCGTGAGTCGGCGCGTGGCGCTCTGTCGCTGCGGGGCGTCCAAGAACAAGCCGTTCTGCGACAACAGCCATGCCGAGGCGCGGTTCGAGGACGGCGGCGCGATCGGCTCACGCGGCCCCGGACTGAGCGATCGCGGCGGTCCGCTGAAGGTGCGGGTGATGCCCGACGGTCCGCTCAAGCTCGAAGGCAATCTGACCCTGATCGCCGGCTCCGGGCGCGAGGCCTGGCATGGGACGCAGACCGCACTCTGTCGCTGCGGGGCATCGAAGAACAAGCCGTTCTGCGACGGCAGCCACCGCGCCGCCGGGTTCAAGTCGGACTGA
- a CDS encoding SPFH domain-containing protein, whose translation MQVTAFLLGMLVFVVYTVLIRAFYTVKPDERAIITSFGRAQRIGRLMVEDDSLTDEEKQRYRFPRLQVIGPGGPYFKWPWQEVHKVRVVTEAIDLTWDPTKSQHTIEAVTKDNLTTGVGGQIRFRVCENNLYAYFFGVDKPLEHVMGYFISVLRERIANFVDPKGQNLVGDTELSTGSAAAELSEGVSINDLRKNLPLLNDYMEQQCRSTGARYGIELDAALITQIDPPPEVDRALSAINTTRNQVAADISTARADAEQQITMSKRAVEIARNNAQAEVAPLKELADTLARIKATGGPGALRTYIRNLRVPLLGRATRIVQTAAPK comes from the coding sequence ATGCAGGTCACAGCCTTTCTGCTCGGCATGCTCGTCTTCGTCGTCTACACGGTCCTCATCCGCGCCTTCTACACCGTCAAGCCCGATGAACGGGCCATCATCACCTCGTTCGGACGCGCCCAGCGGATCGGGCGCCTCATGGTCGAGGACGACTCGCTCACCGATGAGGAGAAGCAACGCTACCGCTTCCCGCGTCTCCAGGTCATCGGTCCCGGCGGACCCTACTTCAAATGGCCCTGGCAGGAGGTGCACAAGGTCCGGGTCGTCACCGAGGCCATCGACCTGACCTGGGATCCGACCAAGTCCCAGCACACCATCGAGGCCGTCACCAAGGACAACCTCACCACGGGCGTCGGCGGTCAGATCCGCTTCCGCGTCTGCGAGAACAACCTCTATGCCTATTTCTTCGGCGTCGACAAGCCGCTGGAGCACGTCATGGGCTATTTCATCTCGGTGCTGCGCGAGCGCATCGCCAACTTCGTCGATCCCAAGGGCCAGAACCTGGTCGGCGACACCGAACTGAGCACCGGCAGCGCGGCGGCCGAACTCTCCGAGGGCGTCTCCATCAACGACCTGCGCAAGAACCTGCCGCTCCTGAACGACTACATGGAGCAGCAGTGCCGCTCGACCGGCGCACGCTACGGCATCGAACTCGACGCCGCGCTCATCACCCAGATCGACCCGCCGCCCGAGGTCGACCGCGCGCTCTCGGCCATCAACACCACGCGCAATCAGGTCGCCGCCGACATCTCGACCGCGCGCGCCGATGCCGAACAGCAGATCACCATGAGCAAGCGTGCCGTCGAGATCGCGCGCAACAACGCCCAGGCCGAGGTCGCGCCCCTGAAGGAACTGGCCGATACGCTCGCCCGCATCAAGGCCACTGGCGGACCGGGCGCGCTGCGGACTTACATCCGCAATCTCCGGGTACCCCTGCTCGGTCGCGCCACGCGCATCGTGCAGACTGCCGCACCCAAGTAA
- a CDS encoding SPFH domain-containing protein, with amino-acid sequence MFFDFSFGPIFAFVIGVLYIPILLAIARALGLYAIVREREAQVFTLFGKVLGTLDEPGLRFPLGYFGVKALLVPFFGKLYKVPTCLRQHYLRDQMVNSEEGTPMGVGIWYEMQVSDPVAYLFSNANPEGSLQANVASSTISTLSNLEMDKMLEDRHLLSRRVRAAVSPLSEQWGYALGSVYIRKVAFTDRQMVDNITDKVVKRLVQVTSAMKQDGENRVGLIKSETAYKVSQKMAEAAAARPAIVGEALNAIARQDPEVLNAVMEVMETEQLIASGAQVDVLPVDSEILVQL; translated from the coding sequence ATGTTCTTCGATTTCTCGTTCGGTCCCATCTTCGCCTTCGTGATCGGCGTGCTCTATATCCCGATCCTGCTCGCCATCGCACGTGCACTCGGACTCTATGCCATCGTGCGCGAGCGCGAGGCACAGGTGTTCACCCTGTTCGGCAAGGTGCTCGGTACGCTCGACGAACCGGGTCTGCGCTTTCCGCTCGGCTATTTCGGCGTCAAGGCGCTACTGGTGCCCTTCTTCGGCAAGCTCTACAAGGTGCCGACCTGTCTGCGTCAGCACTATCTGCGCGATCAGATGGTCAACTCGGAGGAGGGCACGCCCATGGGCGTCGGCATCTGGTACGAGATGCAGGTCAGCGATCCGGTCGCCTATCTCTTCAGCAACGCCAATCCCGAAGGCTCACTCCAGGCCAATGTCGCCAGCTCGACCATCTCGACCCTGAGCAATCTGGAGATGGACAAGATGCTGGAGGACCGCCATCTGCTCAGTCGCCGGGTGCGCGCCGCCGTCTCGCCGCTCTCGGAGCAATGGGGCTATGCGCTCGGCTCGGTCTATATCCGCAAGGTCGCTTTCACCGACCGCCAGATGGTCGACAACATCACCGACAAGGTGGTCAAGCGGCTGGTGCAGGTCACGAGCGCCATGAAGCAGGACGGCGAGAACCGCGTCGGTCTGATCAAGAGCGAGACCGCCTATAAGGTGTCGCAGAAGATGGCCGAGGCCGCCGCCGCGCGTCCGGCGATCGTCGGTGAGGCGCTCAACGCCATCGCCCGGCAGGATCCCGAGGTGCTGAACGCGGTGATGGAGGTCATGGAGACCGAGCAGCTCATCGCCTCGGGGGCACAGGTCGACGTGCTGCCGGTCGACTCGGAGATCCTGGTCCAGTTGTAG
- a CDS encoding Crp/Fnr family transcriptional regulator: MIDELRRAPLLSRLEATQLQRVARHASRVKLNAEQLLFSQGDPATRFYLLLSGRMRLFRLSPEGAEKVIEIVSPGQTFAEALMFLNAPRYPVCAAALADSELIAIDTADFAAMLRESVDTCFVLLGALSQRLRGLIGEIDDLTLHTATSRVARYLASHLPPGARSLELDVRKGVLASRLSVQPETFSRVIKSLSDQGIIRMDGTLVSVLDQRALLEIAELTDALEPGPFSIGTLGSQRP; this comes from the coding sequence ATGATCGATGAACTGCGCCGTGCGCCCCTGCTCTCGCGTCTCGAAGCGACCCAGCTCCAGCGGGTCGCCCGGCACGCGAGCCGCGTCAAGCTGAACGCCGAGCAACTGCTCTTCAGCCAGGGCGATCCGGCCACGCGCTTCTATCTCCTGCTCTCGGGCCGGATGCGGCTGTTCCGGCTCTCGCCCGAGGGCGCCGAGAAGGTCATCGAGATCGTCAGTCCCGGCCAGACCTTCGCCGAGGCGCTGATGTTCCTCAATGCGCCCCGCTATCCGGTCTGCGCGGCGGCGCTCGCCGACTCGGAGCTGATCGCCATCGATACGGCGGATTTCGCCGCCATGCTGCGCGAGTCGGTCGACACCTGCTTCGTGCTGCTCGGTGCCCTGAGCCAGCGTCTGCGCGGTCTCATCGGCGAGATCGACGACCTGACGCTGCACACCGCGACCAGTCGTGTCGCCCGTTATCTCGCTTCGCATCTGCCGCCGGGCGCGCGGTCGCTCGAACTCGACGTGCGCAAGGGGGTGCTGGCCTCGCGGTTGTCGGTGCAGCCCGAGACCTTCTCGCGTGTCATCAAGTCGCTCAGTGACCAGGGTATCATCCGTATGGACGGCACGCTGGTGAGCGTGCTCGATCAGCGGGCGCTGCTGGAGATCGCCGAACTGACCGACGCGCTCGAACCCGGACCCTTCTCGATCGGCACTCTGGGGTCGCAGCGGCCCTGA